DNA from Chitinispirillum alkaliphilum:
AAAAAAAGTAATGAAACTCAAACACTCTCTTATGCATATATAATTGCCGGAGTAATAATATAGATTTTTAGAGGTTACCTTAAGAAAGTGCCACATAGCCATCCCCCCTTACGCGGTTTACCCGAGCCGGTAATATTTGTCAAAGTATTTCTTTTATGTTTTACTCTACACACTTCACATAAGCCATAGTTTTACATATGAACTATCAATCTGAAGGGCTACAACATCGCTTTCCTTAGCGCCTGCAGCAGCCTGTCGAACTGTGCCCCCGTGATACTTCGGCTGCGCTCAGTATAAATTCCCGACCGCATTGATTGGGTAGCGGAAGATCCCGCTGAGGTACTCCGAAGAGGGAGCTGCAGCGAGGGAAATGCTTTTCCCATCCAGACAATTCTGATTAATTTTTCTGCATTGTACAGAATAAGATTAGAAGAGATATTTGTAGAAGGTACAGAAGACAGTCTAACAAACTAAGTATTCACCTATACAGGCTTCTTTGCGGGGTTTCTGAATCATTTCTAAGAGGAAAATATATGATTTAAAATCTCACACATCCCTACTATATCGCAAACTCCCGCTCATTAGTAAAAACCACTGTTACCCAATGATCCCCTTCGTATTTATCGGTAATTCTTGCAATAATCTCTTTACGAATACGGTCCTGTTCCCGAATGGATAAATCCAGATTATCTTTCCCGACAATAAAATCAACTTCCAGCCACAGATTCTGACGAGGCTTGGTTACTCTGGTAAATGATTCCTGAAAACGCCATGCGTGCTGAATGTCTTTTATCACCCTATCCACATACGCACTGCTTTCGTCCGTTGGACGCATTTCAAGAAGTGACCGTAATGCTTTTCTGATTTCATTAATAGGCCATTCAAGAAAGTAAATGCCCAAAACAATCATCATCACCGGGTCAATGTAGGACTGATAAGGAGCCAATGCAGGCACAAAGGTAAACCCATAGGCAATAAGGAAACCTAAAAGAACCCCAAAAGAAACAATTGAATCCAGATACCACTCTGATGCTTCTGTTCGTATAAGGTTTGATCCTAATTTTTTATTGGTTCCGATCAGAATTCTGTACATGATTAAACAATAAAAAAAGGCAAATACTGCATATAGGAGCCCCGCTCCCACGTCAATCTCACGACCACCCTGGAAAATCGCTACAATAGCTGCAATCAATGAACCTATGAGAAGGGCTATCAGGGCCACATACTTACTCAGTACAACCAACGGTTCAATCGTATCCTTCCCAAAAGGAAACCGCCTCCAATCAGATTTTTTCATATACCGAAAGGCAAAAAGAGTTAAAAAAGATAAAAGAACACTGATAGCGGAAAAGAGCCCATCGAATATGATAACCTGAGAGCGCAAGGTAACCCCCAAAAAAAACGATATCAGCGCAAAAGACAGGGCTCCATAGGTGGATGCTTTTAAATAATTCTCTTCTTTTTTGCTTTTTGTAACCTGTTTGTCCTCATTTATCTCCATAGGCCCGTCTCCATCGACCCAAAATTGTCCTTTTTACCCTTTTTAACCAGATAAGAAACTAACCGCATAATAAGATATCTCACACAATATGCCAATATGGACCCAAAGAGTGTGTCCGGGCTAACGAGCGGTCCCCGAGACCCCGAAACGTCTGATTATGAAAAGTAACAGATAGCAGGCTGTTCCTTTTGAATAACAGTATATTTCTACTTTCAATTATCATTAAACACACCATGCCGCTTTGTTTTCGTTACAGCACTGAAATCCAAACGATCAGAATAGTGAATTTAAGGTTGACCCTAAGCGGTTTAGATTATATTTTAAACCTAAAACTGATAATCATTATCAGTAACTATGGGAGTTGTTTAATTAATAGATTTCCATTTTCCGGGACTACTGCAGTATTTTAATCCCACACCTAAACAGGATCTGTGCAGGAATGAGAAAAATCAGCAACACACTATCACTATCGCTATTTATAGTTACTGTTTTCTCCATGGTAACAGCTACAACCACATTCCCGTTTTTTCACACCGATTGCGGAATATTCGATATTCCTCAACCCTCGGTTCATGACCACACAGAACACACCTGCGAACATTTTGACCATTCTCATGAAACCGACCATGAGCAAGACCATGAAGTCGAAACCGCTCATATCTGCTCAGCATGTAAATGGCAAAGCAAACACAGATTGGCCGAAACCAGCTGCTTATATGATATCAACATCTCTTCTCCTGAGTTTAAAATCTCAACTGAATGCCAGATTCATCTCACATACAATTTTTATTACTCCCTATCCCCCCGCGCTCCGCCTTTATACGTCTGAATGCTTCTGCAGTACACAATAATAACATGCCGGTTTTTTAATTAGGCAGTATACATCTATTCAAACGTATAATTTTGGAGCAAAAATATGAAAACCAAACGTTTTATAAACGCAGCACTCTGTTTATCTGCAGTACTTTTAATTTTAAATCCATCGACAGCCAAAGCCGGTGCAGGGCTTTCAGGCTCCCCTCTCAATATCGGAGCGGGTATCGATATGTTCATGGGAATTCCTGTAAACGACAGACATTTTTCCGGCAGATACGACACAGAATTCGAGCTTCGCGCCATTGAGCTCAATATCGGTGCTCCGGTTGATCCATTCTTTGATGCACTGGTTACCATAAGCTACCATGAAGAGGAAATTGAACTTGAAGAGGGATGGGTATCCGCCACATTACCCCTCAACCTCAAACTTCAGGTAGGACGCGAGTTTATCCCTTTTGGATATCTCAACCGCATACACGAACACGATTTCCCCCAGGCCGATCAGCCCTATGTTATTGAGGGTCTTACTACTGATCACGGGTTTATCGGAGACGGTGGACATATTGAGATCATGGCTCCATTCTTTAATCCGACGTTAAGCCTTATACTTGGGGCCTATCAGAACATCGGTCACAGCGTAGGGCGCAGAATAAAGGGTACACCGGTTTTGGCCAGACTTCAATCCTATGCTCAGTCGCCAAGCGGGAAGCATGAGTTTCTTTATGGCGCCTCATACCTTACAAGTTTTGGCGAAAGAAACCGTCTGGAAGGAAGAAACAGCGATCGCAGAG
Protein-coding regions in this window:
- a CDS encoding cation diffusion facilitator family transporter translates to MEINEDKQVTKSKKEENYLKASTYGALSFALISFFLGVTLRSQVIIFDGLFSAISVLLSFLTLFAFRYMKKSDWRRFPFGKDTIEPLVVLSKYVALIALLIGSLIAAIVAIFQGGREIDVGAGLLYAVFAFFYCLIMYRILIGTNKKLGSNLIRTEASEWYLDSIVSFGVLLGFLIAYGFTFVPALAPYQSYIDPVMMIVLGIYFLEWPINEIRKALRSLLEMRPTDESSAYVDRVIKDIQHAWRFQESFTRVTKPRQNLWLEVDFIVGKDNLDLSIREQDRIRKEIIARITDKYEGDHWVTVVFTNEREFAI
- a CDS encoding Zinc-regulated TonB-dependent outer membrane receptor, with the translated sequence MFMGIPVNDRHFSGRYDTEFELRAIELNIGAPVDPFFDALVTISYHEEEIELEEGWVSATLPLNLKLQVGREFIPFGYLNRIHEHDFPQADQPYVIEGLTTDHGFIGDGGHIEIMAPFFNPTLSLILGAYQNIGHSVGRRIKGTPVLARLQSYAQSPSGKHEFLYGASYLTSFGERNRLEGRNSDRRALGHSNQVAGLDFKYKFSPGGQTYRGLTVGAEYLYVDYEPNQAHNIYNPDSAAYVQDFDPGTDQGFYLFTHWNFNRFWGAGYRFDYTDVLFGSQVENEKLTAHSVYGEWRATEFSRIRLQYQHLIDPREDAPENLLMLQGTFFIGWHPPHRF